The Vanrija pseudolonga chromosome 1, complete sequence genomic sequence TCCGATGCACACCGACGGGCACAGCAGCACAACCCACGCTGGCACAATAAATACAGGATACATTCATGCAGTCAACCCCCTCTCTCTCTAATGCTATTGCAGCGCTAATGGCCGTCGCCACATCTGAGCCGTCACGCGTCTCGATGCACACCTCTGCGCACAAACTGCGCAATCATCGCGCCTCAAACTGGACCTGGAGAGTGTGAGCAACCTGCGCGAGAACATTCCGAGCTGCGGCTCGAGGCGGTGGTTGATGGCGCCTCGTGAAACCGCCAAAGAGTCACTCACGACTGCAACTGTCAGCAAAACCCTCATATCGTCACGCCCTTGCTAGTAACTCACTCTTGTGCGTGCGCGGCTTGTACATGACACGGTGTCCACACTCGCGGCAGCGGATGAGCTCGCCCATCTTGATCGACGTCTTTGCGCCGCAGTCTGGCGTCGTGAGCAGTCGTTTTGGAGGGCACAACTCACCACCGCACAGGtactcgctcgcctcggacGCCTTGGGCGTCTGCCTGGGCGGGATGTGGCTCTCGTCGGGGCGCGAGGAGACGTAGGGGTTGGACATGGTGATGTGgatggtgttgttgttgttgctaTGTCATGGAGCTGAAGCGCGTTGAGACAAGGACGTTCAAAATGCGAGAAGGTAGGTGGCGAAAACGCTATCACGTGATTGACACGTCATTTCacgggcgacgtcgagggaGCAGGTCCTACACTCGAACAAGATGCATGCATGCTATACGCTGGGGTCTGGAGTGTAGTAAGAAGCATAGGCTACAGCATAGGGAATCAGACAGGCCCCATGTACCCCGTCTCCGCTGTCAGCTCCACAATCAAGGTGGATCATCCACTGACCGGTCACGTGCCACTTCCGGTCTCCACGGCCGCCACCCCACCGGGTCCCCATCGATGGCTCTGTTAATCACCTCGTTATCGCCATCACCTCATCCTCCCAACCCCCGACCCAATGTCCACCACCGACGTCTCGGCCGCGCTgacggcgctcgaggcgctggcgtcCGCGAACGCCACGTCGTCCTCCGGCCCACTGAAtaccctcctcgacgcgcacTTTGCCGTCGCAAAGGAGCGACTGCTgtccggcgcgccgcccaagcaTGTCATCACCGAGCtgcaggcggcggtggccaagTCGAAGAAGGAGGTCGAGAAGGGCCTCAAGGCGTGGTAttcgcagctcggcggcctgggcAAGAATATTGAGAAGGTGAGGCGTGTGTTTGGTGGAGCTCGTCGGCTAACGGGCAGGCATTCCCGCCCAACCTCGCAGCGCTCAGCTCGGCATACGACGACCCGCCGCTCTTCTCCGAGCCAGCGGCGCAGGATGCGCTCGACCGCGTtgtgctcgactcgctcggccGCCGGGGACTATGGGACGCGGTGGCCGCGTTCGAAGAGGAGACGGGGCTCACATACGACCCGGAGAAGCGGCGGCTCAGCGAGGAGCTGCACCGGATCGTGTCCGAGATTGAGGCAGGCGACCTGACCTCGGCGATAGCCTGGGCAGAGGAGAACAAGGCGTTTCTCGCTGCTGGGCCGCACCCGTCCGACCTCCCGTTCAGCCTGCACCGCGCCGTGTTCCTGACCtacaaggacggcaagcagGCGCTCCAGTatgcgcgcgagcacctcTTCGGCTACCTGCCCCAGCAGCGGGTGCTTGCCCTCGTCACGTCGTGCCTGTACGTTGAGGGCGACGAGTCGCCATACCCCAACGAGGACAAGCCCCTCGCGGCCATGTTCCGCACCGACTACTGCCGCCTGCACGGCTGGGCGCGCGAGGACCcgctcgaggtggtggttgatctgggctcgcgcggcggcgcgctcaactCGATCGAGAAGGCGCGCAAGGTCATGGGCGATCGGCTGGGCAACGTGCGCACGTGGCACGAGCTTCCGGTGGGTTtgggccgcgccgagctgaggCTGACGTACAGATGGAGGTCCCGCTCCCCAACGGACGCCAGTACCACGCGGTATTTGTCTGCCCCGTGTCCAAGGAACAGACTACAGAGACCAACCCGCCCAAGATGCTCCAGTGCGGGCACGTCATCGCGCAGGACAGCTTCAACCGTATGCTGGCCAAGGGAGCGTGAGTGTGTGCCGCTTGATTTGTGCTGATTCCCAGACCCAGTCGTCGCCCAGTCAAGTGCCCTTACTGCCCTCAGGAGACGAGCGCCCAGCAAGCGCAGCGCCTGTACTTCTAAACTCTTCTCGTTGTAGATCCCCCTGCTTGTTGTCTATACCATCATATATCGAGTCGCCGGCAGCTACAGCCTGCTCCGTAACGACCGCAACCCCAACGATTGCCAGTTATTAAGCCGATGCATAGTGTACAACATGGTTTCGGCGGTCAcgctgcgtgctgctgcgcgaaTGCTGAGTCTAGTTTGATTCAAGCGTGGGTTCCGTTGCCGTTCGCGTGTCCATTTGCCACACCGTTGGCCTGGGCGTCGACGTTGGCGCCGACCTTGACGCCaccgagctgcgccgcctcctcctcggcgcggccccGCTCCGCCCATAACTGCTTGCGCTCCTCCATGGCTGACTCGGCCCACTTGCGGACCGACGGGTGCTCGAGGTGAGCTACGTTGTCAGGATATACACTATGTGAATCACTTACGGATGGAACCCGTGTAGAAGGTTCCGAGAGTGCGGATGTCCTGGGCTGGAGAGGGCGGTGAGTAGCTGCACGTGCTTGCACCAAGACCATACTCACAACGCTCGTACTCGACGGcctggaggacgagctcaaggcggtCCAGATCCTTGACCAGCTTCGACTCGGGAgtctcgcgcgcctcgtaCTCCTCCCACAGGGAGCGGAaacgctcgcgcgcctgctgGTTTCCCTCGCCACCGAGCATCTCGTTGAGGAACGAGTCCATtgcctgctcctcgagctcgtgcttgACGTGCGCGGGGACGCCCTCGATGGGGGTgatgtcgccgacgctgctggGTTAGCAGGGACCGAGATTTGCAACGCACTatgcctcggcgaggtcgtgcacAAGAGCCATCTGAGAGGTTAGTATTGGCAAGAATCAGATACCTCACCATAACGCATCGGGGGATGTCCAAAGGCCGCTCAGCCGTCGAGGGAATCATCATGGCCATGAGGGCCATGCGGCACATGTGGTCGGCGATGCTGGTTGTGAGCTTAACACTGGGGGATCTGAAGCTCACCTCTCAGGCTTCTTGACCTAGAGACGTCAGTTCAGAAACTAATAGAATGTGCAGACAAACTTACACCTTCCCGGATCCATCCTGAACGCTTCTCGACCTTAACAGTGTTAGCGATGGCTTCCCGGCTCATAGAGCCAGCCAACCTTGAGCTGCTCCaggaggtggaggaaggcgagggtGTCGAGGGCCTCGTTGCCAGTCGACCTGCAGGTTAGCACCCCAATACCATAAAATCTGGCTCTTCTCACTTGTAGGGCTCTGGCAGCGCCTTCCCTCCGGCACCCGTCACCTGCGAAGGCTTGACGACGGGGTGAGCGACGGGGGTGGAGTCGGCGGTGGTTTCGTAGAGGCGGGCTTGGGTCATGATGGGCGATGGGCTATACACAAGTAGTGGCCTTTTTGTCTTGTTTAACGAGTGTCTGATAGCAAGTGTACGAGAGTATGCAGTGACTGGAGAAGTAGCAGTGGAAAAGCCAACTCTCATGTCAATGTTGTTGTTTTGTTTCTCGCAGCTGGCTGGCCCATCGCACCCAGTTTAAGGGGCCAGCAAACCATGATCCAGGTAATCTCAAGAGGCTGAAATCAATTTTACACGTCAATTACCACGTGTTGTTATCACTGATAatgaccgccgccgccgccatgcggTAAGTATCAGGCACCACGGCGGCTGGTTCAACTGCTCGTCGCGGCTCACGCGCGCGTTTCATCCGATCATCtcgtgccgctcgctgctTTCGACTCTTGACATTCAAAAGCAACCCATGGCTCACAATGCCAGCAATCATTCACAAGTTCAAGTCTATTGAAGTATGTTGATTAGACTGTTTGGTTGGTCACTGCTGACAACCAGCAGAGCCGCATCTAAGGCACCATGTCCAGGAGGCTTGGGTGAGGCGACTGCGATTACTTGTCAACAACAATGGACTGACGCGGTTACAGCTTATCCCGGCCAGGTGccaggccctcgccgacaccaaACGCTCTCACGGCCATGGTTCCGGATGACGAGACGCAGCAGCCTCTAGTCTCTacgtcttcctcgcgccCACCCCtacaaccacaacaacaacaaccaacCGAGTtgcgcgagctcctccaTCGCTTCGCGCCTAGCAACCCACCCACGGAGCCAAAGTCCTCCCCACAGGTCATGGTTCCACCCAGCTCTGATTCTATGCTCCCAGAGTCAGAGGAGAGCTCGGGCGGCATCATATGGTCGCCCAAAGCTGGGATCTCACAgttcgccgacgccgagtcggtcgcgCATCACCTTCCCCCGGTGACGGAGTACCCttcgctcgaggaggacgagagaGACgtgaagccgacgacgacaccaacgcCAGATCCCCAGGAAGCCACACCTCACCGGTCGAGTAGCAACGTCACGGACCCTTCGCAAGGTGGTGAGCTTTCCCAACCCGAGGACGTCGATGGTAGAATGAGCGAACCCGTCGACGATGCCGAGGATGTCCCAACACCACCCGATTCCaaccccgaggccgcggtACCAGCCACACCAaaggcagcgcgcgcgtTTCCGACATCATCATCCCTTCCGGGTACCTCACCTTTCAGACCATTAACCGACCATGCCATTCCCAACGTGCGGGGTACTGAGGAGAGGACGCTGATATCTCCATTGCGCCACGCCACCAACATTACAACCCCCACGAAGCAATTTGCTGCTGCCAACGTTTCCACCTCTCGCGCATCTTCCTCTCGTGCAGCTCGATCGCCGACCAAGTCACCTATGAAGAAGCGTCGGTCACGAAGCCGCTCCTCTAGCCAGGAGAGCAGCGACTTTGGTCGGGGCATGGACCCGAAACCGAAGCCGCgtgcccgcctcgagcgttTACTCAGCAGGAACGAAGGCGACGGAGAGCCAACGCAACAGTCGATGACAGGTGACGCCCACTCACTTCGTATTGGCGGCCAAACGCTGCGGCGGACGGCCAGCCTGCGGCAACACATGCCGAGCTCTGATGGTCTGGCCGGGCCTGGAGAGGCGACCTACATTAACGGCGAATCATCAACTGAGGTGGATTCATCAGTTGTGGACGAGAATGCCGCAACCTCCCCGCCGCTCAACCCGTTTTACTCCTCTAGCGACCGGGCCCTACCACCTAATGGTCAAGATCCCCCTTCGCACACTGTACGCCGGTACAACGACCTAGACCGGTCAACTGCGTTGTCTcagcacgcgccgagcgagttaTTCTCAGACAGTATGGGCAGCTCCTTTGTCAACTTTGAAGCATCATCGTCCCAGCCAAACGCCTTTCAAGCGACTCAGATTGCAATTCCCCAGGCTGTCGACCCCGCACCAACGCCTCGCCAGCCCCCTCCGCAGGAGCCATCAGCCTCTCGGGATGAtacgtcctcgcgctcgcgttcaAACAGTAACGCTCCGACCATTCCCCCGCATCGCATGCTGCAGCGACGCGATCGCAGGTCGATGACCGATCTGAAACCGGCAGGTGCAGTCCTGGCCCCAAGGGCTCGCCGGCgctccccctctccccctcaAGAAGCGACATATGTGGAAGTTGCGACGTTCACAGACCCGACTCAGGTGTCCGGCCCCACATCATCAAATAATCAACCGAAGGAGGAATTGCCTTCGGAGCCCAACCATGACGAGCCTCAACCTCCTGTTGAACGCACACCCCCACCTGCATCTGTCTCTGAAGCACCTTCCTCTCAACCAAGACCTGACACTCAGCCTGAAGCCCGTGGCACCAAATCACCTCCACCTGCGATTCCAGAGGAGCCCTCTCGGGATCCCACGCCGGAGCCTGCCCGACCCAGCCGTTCGAGCCCCATAACATATGGGAAGCGAACGACGCCAAAATCTAACGGCAAGGCGCGTGCGAGGCCTCCTCCATCGTCGGCTTCAGACTCGAGTAGTTCAGCGCCAGAGGATCCCGAAGATGGTACATTTCACGACTCGGAGAACGAGCGTTTACGCCGCGCGGTGTTACCAAACAGGCGGCCGAACCCCCCGAAGAAGCCAAGAGCGAATGATACTATTCTGCAGCCATCTATGGCACGTGTCGTGTCTGACGGTGCAGGGCCATCGCGCGCCGGGAGCCGCCAACCCAACAGAGGCAAGCGCAAGGTGTTATCGCCATCGCCTGATCTCTCTGGTCCAAGCAGCGGTTCAGCcccagaggacgaggaggaccacTCGTACCGCCCTTTGAAGAAAGTCAAGGGGAAGGGGGCTGCAAAGGCTACCGAACCAGTCAAGAAGAAGACGAAGCCGGCGTCTGTGaagacgcgcgcgccgtcgctcaCGCCGGTGTCTCCACTGTCGAAGGCATCCACGAgaacctcgccgaggacgaccccgagaagagctgctcctgccccgccagcgccacgcACTGCAGCAGCTGATACCCCGCCCGTTAACGCGGCTCCAGAAGCACCTCTCCGCGTTCTGGGCTTCTGGCCAACCACGGGTGTCTACTATGCGGGCACAGTGGTTGGCCGCAACACCAAAGGGTTCAGGATCAAGTTCGACGACGGTTACCACGGTTCAGTGCCCGCCGACCTGATTCGCCACCTCCGGTTGCACAAGGGCGAGCCAGTCtacgacggcgccaaggccaatGAAGTTTTATACATTGCCGACGGCTTCGACGGCGAAGGAGACAAGATTCAAGTCAAGGATGCGCGTGGCAAGCCCCGCGTGATCAAGACCTCGCGGCTGGTTGTGCAGTCAAACGACATCTCGACCGGGTTCGGGGACCGCGTCGTCCTTGAGAGCCTTCTGGACGAGCGCTTCCCAGCCAATGCgctgcgcagcagcacgtcATTACGCTCTGCAAGCCGGTTCGAGGGTATGGTCTTCCTGCTGACCGGGACGGACAACTCCATGCCGACTGAGGTGCTGCAGAGGAAGATCGAAACCCAAGGCGGCACCGTTGAGAGCCGTTGGGAGGCGCTGTTCAGCATCAGCGAGGACGGGTACGAGCTCGCCACGAGATCAGCGCCATTTGTTCTTCAGCTCGGCTCAAAGGCCATCATGACGCCCAAGGTCATGTCTGCCCTCGCAGCCGGCGTGCCGCTTCTCGCCGCGAGGTACGTCGACGACACAATCGCCGACGGATCCGACTGGAGATGCTACCTCATCTCGCCGGGCGAGTCGCGCTTCCTCGGCAGACCGTCGTctcagctcgtcgacccgcAGTGGGGCGAAGCGGCGTGGGAtgcgtcgagggcgcggtGCCTGCGCCAGCCGCTAACCGGCCAGAGCGTGCTGTTCGTAGAGCCAAGCTCGCGGTacccgcgccgcgacgagatcaaggTGGGTTATGAAGCGTTTGGCGGCCACTAACCCACAGGTCCTCATTCCTTTCTGCCTCCAGGCTCTCGGCGGCAAAGTGCACCGCGTGGCCACGATCCCAGCCGATCTGGGACCGTACGACCTCGTCATGGTGGAGGACCGCGACAAGGGCCTGACTCTGTCGCGCGCAGCACAAGCAAgcggcaagctcgtcaacgCTGCGTGGCTCAAGCACTGCCTCGTGCTGGGCAAGGCGCTTCCGGCGTCGCTTGCGGAGGACAAGTAGTGTGGGGGTGTGGAATGTGGCATGTTTTGTGTATTTTACCGTTGTAGCTGCATCATGTAGGCAGGCCCTTGGCCATTattcaccaccaccacccgaAGCCACCCAGGGACAAGTGGacaacctccaccacgccaacTTTCGGCATCGCACTCATGGCCACACGACTCGTCTGGAGGGTACAACGCGCGCGCATCGGCGGTGTGGGCCTCGCGCCGGCCCTGTCGTCGCCAGGCGTGCTCTCATCACGACCACTCCATCTCCAGCGCGCATACTCGACCCAGAcacctccacccccacccgcaccatcctcgcctccccctccccagcaGCCAGAGTCGGCCCTCTCGCCAAGACTACAGCGCTACGCGCCCCGCCTGGCAAAGCTAGCACAACGCACAGGCGTCCCGCTCCCGACGCTCGCCGTGTCCTTTCTCGTACTGCACGAGCTGACCGCCGTGCTCCCCGTCGTGGGGCTGTACTACCTCTTCGCGGGGTtaggcgccggcgccggcatagtcggctggctggtgggcgacgcggcTGCCCCGGCGCATtgggaggccgaggcgcgcacgcCCGGCGCAGAGGATAAGGacagggaggaggagcagcgctGGACACATACCGTTCATGCTTGGTACGCTGAaggccttgcgcgcgccgagcgcgtcggccggcagTACGGCTTGTTCGGGTACGAGAAGGGCTCCAAGCCtggcgaggggggcgggAGCGCCGCAGCGGGCACTGGCGCGGGCGCTGCGGGCGCGTTGGCGGACGCTGTCGCCGCGTACGTTGTCGTCAAGGTAAGTCggggtggtgtcgtcgttgcgcggtcgctcgctgacggtcgctcgcgcaggccctcctcccactccgCATCGCAGTCAgcgtcgccgctgcgccggcgtttgcgcgcctcgccctccgcccctGGCGTGCGCTCACTGCACGGCTGCGCAGGTCGACATAGATGCTATATGCATAGTGtacatggtggtggtggtgtgggtgtgctATCTATCTACTGTGGACTCTTGCCTTCTGCTTCTCGTCGATGGGCTGGCTGCCCGGGAGCCAGCTACGCCCAATCCGCGGGCACCACCCTCCGCCCGGCAGcctgcagcgccgccggcgtgaaCATCTCGagtgcgggcggcgcgtcctcgtcctcctcggggttcacgagcgcggggtgcgtcaggcgctcgagcgtgACTgccgcggcgttggcggaGCGCACGCTCGCGAGCAGGAGCTTGACTTCGGGCGTGAACGTCGTAAAGTCGatcgcgacctcgcgccacgcgacgacggtgcccGGGGCGAGCTTGGTCGACGCGCGGTACTCTGGCAGCGTGTCGaacgcggcgtcgacgcggtcccAGAGGGCCGTgctcggctcgggctcgggctcggcggccgtaGAGGCCACGGGgaccgacggcgtcgaggcgtcgCGGCTCCGGCTCCCCTTCTTCGCccatgccggcggcgcagctggcACGGgcgcttcctcctcctcataCGGAAGCCCCTGCGAGAAGTCATACGGCACGTCGTAcggcagctcgcgctgctgctgtgcccCGCCACctccgtggccgtggccgttggcctgctgcttgccgccgcgacgcgcgtcCTGCCCCTTGCGCTGCTGGTCCTTGACGAAGGGGAACTGCTTGGACGACACGAAGACGTTGGTCGGGACGGCGCGTTCGGACGGGGGCGCAAACTTGGCGCGTTGGGGGTGGAGCGGCTGGGTGACGCGGATCGGGGTCGCGGGGAGGGAGGCTGCCGGGGCCGAGGCTGGCGCGGCCGTCGGTAGTGGTACtgccggcgttggcgtggccttggcgggcgtcgcggcgctcgtaGGCGGTGCCAGCTCTGTGCCGTTCGCCGTCACTTTGTCCGATGAAGGCGTTGCCAACTCGGACACtgacgccgactcggacgacgccgccgcaccgccggcagccgccaccggcgcctcctcgtcgtcgtcaaacaCCGTCCT encodes the following:
- the SPCC4G3.17 gene encoding HD domain-containing protein; protein product: MTQARLYETTADSTPVAHPVVKPSQVTGAGGKALPEPYKSTGNEALDTLAFLHLLEQLKVEKRSGWIREGVKKPESIADHMCRMALMAMMIPSTAERPLDIPRCVMMALVHDLAEAYVGDITPIEGVPAHVKHELEEQAMDSFLNEMLGGEGNQQARERFRSLWEEYEARETPESKLVKDLDRLELVLQAVEYERSQDIRTLGTFYTGSIPHLEHPSVRKWAESAMEERKQLWAERGRAEEEAAQLGGVKVGANVDAQANGVANGHANGNGTHA
- the rpc10 gene encoding DNA-directed RNA polymerases I, II, and III subunit RPABC4, which codes for MSNPYVSSRPDESHIPPRQTPKASEASEYLCGDCGAKTSIKMGELIRCRECGHRVMYKPRTHKIVQFEAR
- the Rmnd5a gene encoding Protein RMD5 A; translated protein: MSTTDVSAALTALEALASANATSSSGPLNTLLDAHFAVAKERLLSGAPPKHVITELQAAVAKSKKEVEKGLKAWYSQLGGLGKNIEKAFPPNLAALSSAYDDPPLFSEPAAQDALDRVVLDSLGRRGLWDAVAAFEEETGLTYDPEKRRLSEELHRIVSEIEAGDLTSAIAWAEENKAFLAAGPHPSDLPFSLHRAVFLTYKDGKQALQYAREHLFGYLPQQRVLALVTSCLYVEGDESPYPNEDKPLAAMFRTDYCRLHGWAREDPLEVVVDLGSRGGALNSIEKARKVMGDRLGNVRTWHELPMEVPLPNGRQYHAVFVCPVSKEQTTETNPPKMLQCGHVIAQDSFNRMLAKGAPSRRPVKCPYCPQETSAQQAQRLYF